The following nucleotide sequence is from Pseudobutyrivibrio ruminis HUN009.
TCACTGTATGGGCTTTCATATGGGCAAGTTCATTTATATCATTGATGCCTACGAGGATTTAAAAAAGGATGAAAAAAATGGCAACTACAACCCTCTTTCATTTATGAAGAAGGAGTCGCCAAAGGAATTCGAAACTTTCGTGAGAATCAATCTTACATCTCTCATGGCAGAATGTGCAAAATCCTTTGAACGATTGCCAATAGTGGAGAATGCAGATATTCTTAGAAACATTATCTACACTGGAGTATGGACCAAATACGAATACCTGCAGATAAAGAAAAACACTCCAAAGGAGAAACCATAAATGCTCAATCCTTACAGCGTTTTAGGTGTCGAAAGAGGCGCCTCAGATGAGGAAATAAAAAAAGCATACAGAAATCTCAGCAGAAAATATCATCCTGATGCCAACATCAACAATCCAAACAAGGCTCAGGCAGAAGAAAAATTCAAAGAAATCCAGGCTGCTTACAACCAGATAATGGATGAGCGCCAAAACGGCAGCTATTCCGGCAATACAGGTTATGGCAACTGGTACGCTGGTGGTTTTGAATACGAAAACACTAGCTCAAGCGAGTCTACTATAAAGATGCAGGCTGCTGCCAATTACATCAATGCAAGACAATTTGTATCGGCATTAAATGTACTTTATGGTATTCCTGAAAGTGACCGCAATGGGCAGTGGTACTTCTTCGCTTCAGTGGCATCTCAGGGGCTTGGCAATCTAAACGACGCCAGGGAATTCATTTCCAGGGCTATCGCATTAGAGCCAAGCAACTTTAGATATAGACAGTTTGAGCAAAGCATCAACTTCAGCAGTAATTGGTATGAAAACAGAAGTGCCAGCTACGGTTATTACAGACCATATTCTGGTGTAGCCAGATGGTGCATCAGCATGGCATTTCTAAACTTATTATGCAACCTGTGTTGCTTCTTTTAATTAGTTAATTACTTGGTCATTCGGACCGTTCATATATTTTCTCCCTTCAAATGCATGTCGGTTGATGTGCAAAAGAAAAGAACCTTGGGCTTCAGCCACCCAAAGGTTCTTTTTTCGTTTTAAATATTATTTATAATTCATCAGTTACTTTCTGAATTAGACTTGTAAAATCATTTGTAGTGGTAGTGAAAATCTGATCCTTTTTACCTGCTCCAAATGCATTTTTAAAATCGTTCTTTAATCCAATTTGACCACTCTGATTTGGATGAATATCTGCTATTCCTCCTGCCTCATTATATTGGAAATAATAAATGTTGGCCAAATCTGAATTATCTACATAGTATACCTTGTCATTATAAGCAGCTGCATCCTTAAAGTAGTTTTGAACTTCATTGGCTGCCACGCCATACTGCTCAGCTAACAATGCGCTTTCGTCTGTTGTAAAAGCAAACATATCCTGGAACATTCTAGTGAAGGTTTCCTGCTCAAAATATACTGTTGCTATGTAGATATCTGCATCTGCGTTGTACTCACGGATAGTTGAAATAATCTGATCTAAATCATCTTTTACACCGGTAATATATGTTTGATGATAGTAGTTGTCTTTATCTGCAAGTACGTCAGTAGCCTGTGTAATACAGGTAGGGATATCTGTTTCTGGTGGGAAATAATAATAGAATGGAAGTGAAATCAATCCACTATCTGCCAAACTATAAATCATGGCGTATGTAATATTATTCGCACCAACCTGTAATGTAATTACATTTGAATTCTTGATGTCATTAATGACAGTCTCATCTGTCTTAATCTGTTCAAGCACATCCCCTGTCTTGTAACCTCCAATACCGTGATTACAAAGCGTCATATACACATCGTACTGAAGCATATCTGTACACAAGTATTCTGGATATGTGGTCCAATCTTTTCCAGCGTATGTGTTTGGGTCTGTCAAACTATCTCCCAATGCTGTATAAACTAGGCTAAGTGTTGTGGCATTCGCCTGAGTAGATAAAGCAAAAACACTAAGCACCACTGTTGCTAATGATAATAGTTTTTTCTTCATAATAAGTCGCCTACTTTTCTGTGTTATCTCTTCAATATTTTAACTGTATTATATTTTTTCATACAGTTTAAATATTGTCAAGCAAGGCTTATTGGCTCTCTAACTAGTCAGCTATTACCTCTTTGAGGATAACCTCGTTTCCTGTAACAAGATATGTGTTGCCACTTCCACAATGTGGACATGTCTTGCCATAAGCAACTGTCTCATACTCCTGCTTACAATCCTCGCAGAAAGTCACTGCCTTAATTGTTTCGCAAGTAAGCTTACTGCCATCAAGTCTTGGATACTTTTTAGCATTCCAAGCCCAGCAATCAATAAGATAGTCCGGAATAACTGTAGATACCTCACCAATTGAAAGAACTACTTCGCTGATGTGATCTGCGTTATTCTCCTGAGCTACCTCTTCTACCTGTTTCGCCACATGAAACACAATACCTAATTCATGCATTACTTATACTTCCTCTCTAATATACCCCGGCAGTTACAGCTACAAGCCTGAGAGTCACTCCGTTCAGCATAAAAAGCTTCACTTGAGTGACCTCAGAGCTTGATGCCTACTGCCTCATATAAAGCCATGAAGACTACTTATTTGCCTTCTTATAGGCCTTATGTTCTCTTTCCGCTTGCTTTTCTGCTTCACTCTTGCGAGAGAATGCAATTTTAGCGGCACGTTTTACTGCATAAGCACCGATATGCTTGAACTTGTCCTCAGACTTAACCATGTGTGTGCACTCTGGATGAGTTCTGTGGAGGGTGATAGCGTCGAAGGCACACTTAGTTGTGCAGACACCACATCCGATACACTTATTCTCATCAACAACTGATGCGCCACACTTTAAGCAACGGCTAGCCTCAGCCTTTACCTGCTCCTCTGTAAGTGTAAGGTGAGCATCACGGAATGAATGCTTCATATCAATGCTTGTATCTATAGCTGGCTCATTACGGCCCGCTGTGTCATATTCTTCCACAAGAATGTTGTCTTTGTCAAGCTCAATAAAGTCACGGCGATTCTTACCGATTGTCATAGAGCAACCAGGCTGTACGAATCTGTGGAGAGAATCTGCTGCACACTTACCAGCTTCGATAGCGTCGATAGCAAACTTAGGACCAGAATAAACATCACCACCAACAAAGATGTCTGGCTGTGCTGTCTGGTATGTAAGTTTGTCCGCTACTGGATAATTGCCGTGCCAGAATTCTACCTTTTCTTTTCCATCACCAAGAAGTCCACCCCACTCGATGCCCTGACCAATAGCAAAGATGATGTGCTTGCACTCAACTGTCATTGTGTCATCCTCATCGTACTGAGGATTGAACTTGTGGTCAGCATCAAATACAGATGTACACTTCTTGAATACGATACCAGATACATTGCCATCAGCATCCTTGAGAACTTCCTTTGGACCCCAACCATTGTTGATTGCAATATCTTCCTCAAGTGTCTCTGTTATTTCTGAGTTATTTGCTGGCATCTCGTCTCTAGACTCAAGACAGAACATCTGTGGGTTGCCAGCACCAAATCTAGCAGCTGTACGTACGCAGTCGATAGCTACGTTACCACCACCGACAACTACTACGTTACCATCCATCTTCTGGCTCTGGTCTTCAAGTGCCTTGTGAAGGAATGTAACAGCAATATCAATACCATCCTTAGCATCTGTTCCTGGGATTGGTGGAATCTTGCCGCCCTGGCATCCGATTGCTACGTAGAATGCCTTGTAGCCCTGAGCACGTAACTCATCAAGTGTGATATCCTTACCAACCTCAACGTTACACTTAATCTCTACACCAAGCTGACGGATAACATCGATTTCAGCTTCAACAACATCTTTCTCAAGCTTCCATGTAGGAATACCCCATGTGAGCATACCACCTGGACGACTGCTCTTTTCAAATACTGTTGGCTTATATCCCTTTGTTGCAAGGTAGTAAGCGCATGAAAGACCTGCAGGACCTGAACCGATGATTGCAATCTTTTCATCCCACTGTGTTAAACGGTTTGAAGGGATGTCAATTGGTGGAATGTATCTTGTCTCAGCATGAAGATCACGCTCAGCAATAAACTTCTTGATATCATCGATAGCAACTGGTGCATCGATAGTACCACGTGTACAAGCAGCCTCACATCTCTTGTTACATACACGGCCGCAGATAGCTGGGAATGGGTTGTCCTTTTTGATGAGCGCAAGAGCGTCATCGTAGCGACCATTCTTTGCCATGTTTACATAACCCTGGACAGATACGTGTGCAGGACATGCTACCTTACATGGAGCTGTACCTGTGTCGTAGCAGTTCTTTCTATTGTCATCACGATAATTTTCGTTGTATTTATCCTTGCCCCAGTGAACTCTGTCTGGAAGAACTACCTTTGGATATTCAACCTCAGAACCGTCCTTCTTGCAAAGCTTCTGACCAAGCTTAACAGCACCTGCTGGGCAGTACTCAACGCACTTACCACAAGCTACGCACTTCTCAGCCTCAACATGAGCTGTGTATGCACTGCGTGACATGTTTGGTGTGTTGAAAAGCTGTGATGTACGAAGGGCGTTACAAATATTTACATTACAATTGCAAAGACCAAAAATCTTGTTCTCACCATCGATATTTGTAATCTGATGAACGAAGCCAAGTGTCTCAGCACGCTCAACAATGCGCATAGCCTCTTCGTATGTGATATCGTGGCCCTTGCCTGTCTCACGGCAGTAGTCAGCGAAATCACCAAGACCGATACACCAGTTCATCTCGTCATCACCACAACCTTCTTCAAGGCAAGCACGTGATACACGGCATGAACACTGGCCTACACCGATATGTCCCTCGTATTTCTTGAGCCAATATGAAATCTGCTCAAGGTCTACCTTTTCGTTTTCAAACTCGATAGCCTTCTCAACAGGAATTACGTGCATACCTACACCAGCACCTCCTGGTGGGATGAGGTGTGTCAAACCATCAAGTGGAATAAATGTCATTCTCTCGAAGAATGATGCTACAGCTGGATGCTGCTTAATTCTATTGTTTGAACGCTCACCTGGAACTGACTCTTCCATGTTGAAAAGCTCTGCAGAACCTGGAACGAAGATAGGAAGCACATATCTTCTCTCAGACTGTGGAGCTGTACGTCCGTTGTGATCATAGTGATTGCCGTAATCGTACTCTAAAAGTCCGATGTATGACATATCATCAAGTAACTTCTGGAAAGCTTCTTTATCCTTTGCTTTCTCAGGATTCATTTTGCAGAGATCCTCAAATGTGTAGTGATGACGAACCTTCATTGTAAGGCCAACCTCTGCCATCTCCTCTGTTACGATTTCTGCAAGACCCCAGTACTCTGGGTCCTCTACCTTTACGCCAAACATCTTGTGTGGCATTACATCTGTTATTTTTCTTCCAAGCTCAATAATCTTCTTGCTTGGCTCCTTATCGTTCATATGTGGTGGAACGATTACTTTGCTCATCTCTGGCATATCCTATACTCCCTTTCTTAACTATAATCCGGCAGTTACGCCTACTGCCTCACTTAAATGTTTAATGAACTGAGAAATGGAGCTCACGAAGGCCCTCCACTTCATCGCAGACCTTCTGCAATGAGCAGCTTCCGCAGTCCATCATTACATTCTTGAAGATATGATCTATTGCGCCAGTGATATCTTCAAGATGCTTTGCCTGGCCAGCTAATGACTTGTAGTCGAAGGCTGGGTCAGTTATAAATATGAGCTTTACAGCTTCAATATTTTTGTTTTCATGGTAGGTATCCAGGAACAGCTTTCCAACCTTAGCGAAATCTAGTCCATCTTTAAGGGCATCCTTCCCAACTCTTACCGGCTCTCTGTTGTTTGATGCAGAAATGCGGGTCATGTATCCCTTTGGATTAATGTGATACCTAACGTATTCTATTTTTCTAATTGCATTATAAAGTGCATTGCCATCCCCAAGGCTTTCCTCAGCCACCTTCACAATGGCTATTCTTGCATATGGCGTGTCTGTTTTGATTTCATTTAAATCTGGACCAATAAGCAAGACCTCATCCCCATTTACGAATTTGTCATTGCAGGTAACAGCCATAGCTGATACTGCAGGATGAGTGCCGCCTCCTAACTCATAAGCCATATCAGCTCTAAGAATTAGATTGTGGTCTCCCACATCAGTCCAATTCGCATTTACGATATCAAGACTCTTGGCCTCAGAAATATCTAATCCAGCAAGCAGCTCTTTAATGCTTTCATCATATAGCTTCATTAAATTTTTCTGTCTTTCTTAATCTTATCGTAATGCTTTGCAAGCAGCGGTTGTAATGCGCTTGTAAGTTTCATATCCAGGTTGAAGAAATAAACAATCATGGATAAAATCCAAAGGCATATCAACACTATTGCGATAATTCCTATTATTTTCAACATTATCTATTTCCTTTCTGTCTAGCAAACTCTGCTGCACCAAGTGCACCCATGAGCTGTGGGTCAATTGGAAGGTCGATAACCTTGAGCTTAAGAACCTGCTCGATAGCAGCCTTAAGTCCTGCATTCTTTGCACATCCACCTGTAAGTGTAATCTTGTCTGTAGCACCAGCCTTCTTTGACATTACAAAGCATCTCTTTGCAACTGAAAGCTCGATACCTGCTGCAATCTCGTCCATTGGTTTTCCTTCACCAACAAGTGAGATTACCTCTGACTCCGCAAATACGGTACACTGCGCTGTAATTGGAATAACATTCTTTGCCTTGAGGGAAAGATTTGAGAACTCATCCAAATCCATCTCAAATGCTCTTGCCATAGCCTCAAAGAAACGGCCTGTTCCTGCTGCACACTTATCATTCATGGCAAAATTAAGAACTGTACCATCTGTATCAACTGCGATACCCTTTACGTCCTGTCCACCGATATCAATAATAGCCTTTACTGTTGGGTCAGCCACATGGACACCCATGGCATGGCAGCTAATCTCTGAGATATTCTCATCTGCAAAAGGAACCTTGTTACGGCCATATCCTGTACCTACAAGATAAGTCAAATCCTCTGCACTATTTAAATCTGGCACCTGTGCCACTGCCTGATCAAGGGCATCCTGACAAGATAGCACTGCATTTATACGACTCTTAAGAGTGACGTCCGCCACCATCTTACCTGTCTCATCAATAATGACGCATTTAGTATAAGTACTACCTGAGTCACATCCACCAAAATATTTCATCTTTCTATTCTCCTACCATAAATTAGTATCGTCGTAATCCTCCAACGATGGGTCGAGGGGTTCTTCGCGAAGGACTGAACGCATGTAGCGGTTTACGTCCTGGCGAAGATTCTTGCGAGGGATTACACGTGGATCATAAAGGTCATGGTTTACCCAAACCAATTTGATGCCGTGTTCTCTCGCCTGCTCTTCAAACATGCCGTGCATACCGTCAAGGGCCTTGCAGGCGATGTGCTCCCAAAGGATAACCATGTCTGCACGGAATTCCTCACAGTATCTCCAAAGGTCATCAAGAAGAACTTCGTAACCACCGTGAGTACGATTTCTCATAATCATGTTTTCATACTGATGTGCCATGTCGTAGATGGCCTGTTCCTTGTCATCCTCTGAAATAGGATCAAGAGATACCATTGTGAGCATGTCGAACATTGGAAGAATTCCCCAGCAGTTCAAAAGCCATGCAACAAAGTCTGTGTAGAATTGAGACTGAACGCCCCAAATAACTGCACGATGACGATACTCTTTTGCAAGCATTGTCTTTTTCTGGTATGCCTCTGTTGCCATCTTGGTAATCTTCTTATCAAGCTTGGCAAATGCTGGAACCTTTCCTGCGATGGCCATATATTCTGTCTCGCGATAAAGCAGGATGTTGTTTCCAATAACCTGCGGATAATCTGTCTTTGTAAGTTCAAGCCATTCTGTACATTCACGGGCACCTATGTTGATTCGCTTTGCACATACGAAGTAGTAATCCCAGTCGAATTTCTCGCCTGTCTGCTCCTCAATGAATGCGATAGCGTTTCGAACCTCCTGGGCTGCATATTCCTGAACTCCAGGCTCAGTATGACGAAGTGGTGTTGCAAGCTGATGAACTGGTATTCCATTTCTTTCAAGAGCTCTAGAAATAACACCATTTCCCATAAGTGAACCATCACAGGTGGTGTTGCACTGAACTGCGCACTTACCAAATACCGGCATATCTCCATCGATACAAATGCCGGCCTCAGATGCAGGCATTGGACAAACATCACCTGGCATACCGCATTCCTGAACAACGTCCAGATAATGTGTCATGGCATCTCCCTGAAGAAGAACACATACATAACAGCTTGCTGTCTCCCAGCTAAGTCCCTCAAGATTTGTGAAGCCGCACATGATGTTGGTCATTTCGTTTTCATCCATGAGAACTACATGCTTTGACTTTTCTGGACTTGCTCCAAGGTTTCTGTCCATTGAAAAAATCTTTGTCAGAAGCTTTGCAACGTCAGATGCAACTAAATCATATTCCTCTCGACAAATACGAAGCTGCGCTCCGCGAAGTCCCATGGAATGTTTGTCAATCATCATTGGAACTGCCAAATAATTAAGCATCCAACGATATCTGAAAAATCCTTTTACATTCTTTGGGTGGAGCATAAACTTTCCCAGCATAGCTATGATTCCAAGCCATCTGATGTAGTCGTACCAGGTATCCCTGATTCCTCTCCACTCACGGTGCTTAAAAACCTTTTTATCTCCGCTATATAACTCTCCTAATTTTGAGCTGCCTACTGCTTTTCCCATTAGCGTCTACCTCCCTGTATCTTTTTGATTTCGATACTTTCCACGAAGGCCTGGACTCGGGTACGAATCTGTCCCGATGAACCCACCGCATATGGTCTATCGATTGTAAGCACTGGATAACCATATTCATCACGAAGAACATGGCTTCCTACCATTCTTTCATAAGCCCATGGATCACAGAACTTCATCTGCTCGTAGATGATTCCGTCAGCCTTGTACTCCTTAGCAATTTCATCAACGTATTCACGACGTCGATTCATCTTTGGAGTATCCATGTGTCGAGGACACATACAGCTCATCATATAATGACGACAAATCTGAGTAAGCACATCCTCCTCATCATTGAGAATGATTTCCTCACGGCCAGGCAACGAGCCAAAGCAAAATCTATCAGCACATACATATGCTCCTGATTCCTCAATAAGCTTTATCATATCGATATCGTCTACCTCTGAGCCAACAACCGCTACTCTGGCGCGATATGGCCACTTTTCATCTGGCACACGATTCTTTACTTCTTCAAGTGTCTCTTCCAGCTTTTCAAGAAGTAAATCCTGTGGGCACACATAGGTGCACATTGTGATGATAT
It contains:
- a CDS encoding J domain-containing protein; the encoded protein is MLNPYSVLGVERGASDEEIKKAYRNLSRKYHPDANINNPNKAQAEEKFKEIQAAYNQIMDERQNGSYSGNTGYGNWYAGGFEYENTSSSESTIKMQAAANYINARQFVSALNVLYGIPESDRNGQWYFFASVASQGLGNLNDAREFISRAIALEPSNFRYRQFEQSINFSSNWYENRSASYGYYRPYSGVARWCISMAFLNLLCNLCCFF
- a CDS encoding SGNH/GDSL hydrolase family protein; this translates as MKKKLLSLATVVLSVFALSTQANATTLSLVYTALGDSLTDPNTYAGKDWTTYPEYLCTDMLQYDVYMTLCNHGIGGYKTGDVLEQIKTDETVINDIKNSNVITLQVGANNITYAMIYSLADSGLISLPFYYYFPPETDIPTCITQATDVLADKDNYYHQTYITGVKDDLDQIISTIREYNADADIYIATVYFEQETFTRMFQDMFAFTTDESALLAEQYGVAANEVQNYFKDAAAYNDKVYYVDNSDLANIYYFQYNEAGGIADIHPNQSGQIGLKNDFKNAFGAGKKDQIFTTTTNDFTSLIQKVTDEL
- a CDS encoding hydrogenase maturation nickel metallochaperone HypA, with the translated sequence MHELGIVFHVAKQVEEVAQENNADHISEVVLSIGEVSTVIPDYLIDCWAWNAKKYPRLDGSKLTCETIKAVTFCEDCKQEYETVAYGKTCPHCGSGNTYLVTGNEVILKEVIAD
- a CDS encoding FAD-dependent oxidoreductase — its product is MPEMSKVIVPPHMNDKEPSKKIIELGRKITDVMPHKMFGVKVEDPEYWGLAEIVTEEMAEVGLTMKVRHHYTFEDLCKMNPEKAKDKEAFQKLLDDMSYIGLLEYDYGNHYDHNGRTAPQSERRYVLPIFVPGSAELFNMEESVPGERSNNRIKQHPAVASFFERMTFIPLDGLTHLIPPGGAGVGMHVIPVEKAIEFENEKVDLEQISYWLKKYEGHIGVGQCSCRVSRACLEEGCGDDEMNWCIGLGDFADYCRETGKGHDITYEEAMRIVERAETLGFVHQITNIDGENKIFGLCNCNVNICNALRTSQLFNTPNMSRSAYTAHVEAEKCVACGKCVEYCPAGAVKLGQKLCKKDGSEVEYPKVVLPDRVHWGKDKYNENYRDDNRKNCYDTGTAPCKVACPAHVSVQGYVNMAKNGRYDDALALIKKDNPFPAICGRVCNKRCEAACTRGTIDAPVAIDDIKKFIAERDLHAETRYIPPIDIPSNRLTQWDEKIAIIGSGPAGLSCAYYLATKGYKPTVFEKSSRPGGMLTWGIPTWKLEKDVVEAEIDVIRQLGVEIKCNVEVGKDITLDELRAQGYKAFYVAIGCQGGKIPPIPGTDAKDGIDIAVTFLHKALEDQSQKMDGNVVVVGGGNVAIDCVRTAARFGAGNPQMFCLESRDEMPANNSEITETLEEDIAINNGWGPKEVLKDADGNVSGIVFKKCTSVFDADHKFNPQYDEDDTMTVECKHIIFAIGQGIEWGGLLGDGKEKVEFWHGNYPVADKLTYQTAQPDIFVGGDVYSGPKFAIDAIEAGKCAADSLHRFVQPGCSMTIGKNRRDFIELDKDNILVEEYDTAGRNEPAIDTSIDMKHSFRDAHLTLTEEQVKAEASRCLKCGASVVDENKCIGCGVCTTKCAFDAITLHRTHPECTHMVKSEDKFKHIGAYAVKRAAKIAFSRKSEAEKQAEREHKAYKKANK
- a CDS encoding carbon monoxide dehydrogenase — its product is MKLYDESIKELLAGLDISEAKSLDIVNANWTDVGDHNLILRADMAYELGGGTHPAVSAMAVTCNDKFVNGDEVLLIGPDLNEIKTDTPYARIAIVKVAEESLGDGNALYNAIRKIEYVRYHINPKGYMTRISASNNREPVRVGKDALKDGLDFAKVGKLFLDTYHENKNIEAVKLIFITDPAFDYKSLAGQAKHLEDITGAIDHIFKNVMMDCGSCSLQKVCDEVEGLRELHFSVH
- a CDS encoding acyl-CoA dehydratase activase, yielding MKYFGGCDSGSTYTKCVIIDETGKMVADVTLKSRINAVLSCQDALDQAVAQVPDLNSAEDLTYLVGTGYGRNKVPFADENISEISCHAMGVHVADPTVKAIIDIGGQDVKGIAVDTDGTVLNFAMNDKCAAGTGRFFEAMARAFEMDLDEFSNLSLKAKNVIPITAQCTVFAESEVISLVGEGKPMDEIAAGIELSVAKRCFVMSKKAGATDKITLTGGCAKNAGLKAAIEQVLKLKVIDLPIDPQLMGALGAAEFARQKGNR
- a CDS encoding 2-hydroxyacyl-CoA dehydratase family protein encodes the protein MGKAVGSSKLGELYSGDKKVFKHREWRGIRDTWYDYIRWLGIIAMLGKFMLHPKNVKGFFRYRWMLNYLAVPMMIDKHSMGLRGAQLRICREEYDLVASDVAKLLTKIFSMDRNLGASPEKSKHVVLMDENEMTNIMCGFTNLEGLSWETASCYVCVLLQGDAMTHYLDVVQECGMPGDVCPMPASEAGICIDGDMPVFGKCAVQCNTTCDGSLMGNGVISRALERNGIPVHQLATPLRHTEPGVQEYAAQEVRNAIAFIEEQTGEKFDWDYYFVCAKRINIGARECTEWLELTKTDYPQVIGNNILLYRETEYMAIAGKVPAFAKLDKKITKMATEAYQKKTMLAKEYRHRAVIWGVQSQFYTDFVAWLLNCWGILPMFDMLTMVSLDPISEDDKEQAIYDMAHQYENMIMRNRTHGGYEVLLDDLWRYCEEFRADMVILWEHIACKALDGMHGMFEEQAREHGIKLVWVNHDLYDPRVIPRKNLRQDVNRYMRSVLREEPLDPSLEDYDDTNLW